In Roseibium algicola, the DNA window TGTTGGTGCTGATTGCGCTTCTGGAAAAAGATCAGCGGTTTTCGGAACTTCGCCGCACCGTGGGCGGCGTCAGTGAAAAGATGCTGGCGCAAACGCTGCAGACTTTGGAGGCCGACGGGTTCGTCAACCGGTATTCCCACCCGGTGGTGCCACCGCATGTCGATTACAGCCTGTCCCCGATCGGCCGGGAGGCTGCAGAGAAAGTGCGAGAATTCGCTGACTGGATCGAGGTCAATATCGCCAGGATCCTGTCCGCCAAATCCGGCCATGAGGAGGCCGTGGCAGCGGAATAAGGATTTGAGGCGTTTTTCCGGTCCTTGATCGGGAGATGAACCGTCAGTGGGTATAGCGGTCGACGATCTGCCAGTATCTCGGATCGCGCCACACCCTGGAGACGGCAGCCGACAGCCGGCCTCTGATCTGCGGATCGAGATCCTTGTTCGCCGCCAGCCACTGGATGCCGTGGGTAACCGGAGCGCCGATGACGAGACTTCCCGGGTCGTATCCCTGCTGGCGGAACATGTAGCTCGCCCGAACAGACATGGTGTACCAGGCATCGATCCTGCCGGTCTTGAGCATGACGCTCATCTGTTCGGCTGATGGTATTTCCTCAACGTTGCGAACTCCGAACCGCTGGAGGATCTGGCTGCGCTGGCTGCCGAGATGCACCCCGATGACCTTGCCGCTCTCAATAGCCTTTTCAAAGGTATCCAACGGCTGGTCGAGCGTTACGAATGCGCTTTCCGTATAAAGCAGGGGGGCGATGTACTGGAATTTCTCACTGCGGTTCCTGGAATAGGCAGCAGTGAAGAGAAGTGAACCGGGCGTGTTTTCAGCCAGCAGCTGCGCGCGCCTCCAGGGGGCGAAGCGGATCTTGATATCCAGGCCGGCCTCTTCTGCAACGAGCTCCATGAGCTCGACTGCAATGCCCTTCTCCTGCTCATTGATGGAGAGAGGGGGCAGATATCCGGTGAATGCGACCAGCTCTTCTGCGGCGGCTGGTGAAGACAGGACCGGTTGGCCGGCAAGTCCCAAGCCGAGGCCGAAAACCAGTGCGCGCACGCAGGTGCAAGCAAAACTCCGTAGTACAGACAAGTCCCACCCCGATGTTCTTGAAGTTTGTGATGCTATTATTATCAGGGGTGTGTAACTGAAATCTAAAACTGGAAACTGTTCTTGAATCGGGCGTTTTAATGCATGCATTAGATCTGCCCGCCCCGAAGCTGTAGCCGAGGCGGGCAGATGAACGGTCTATTCTGACTTGGCGGGTGGCCGGCCGCCGTGAACGAAATTCATGGCATGGCCATTGAGGCAATAGCGCAAGCCTGTCGGCGGTGGCCCGTCCGGGAAGACGTGACCCAAATGCGCGTCGCAACTGCTGCAACGGATTTCGGTTCGGACCATGCCATGGGACTGGTCTTCAAGTTCCCGGATCGCATTCGGGTCGACTGCCTCGAAAAAGCTGGGCCAGCCGCAGCCGGAATCGAATTTTTTATCCGACATGAACAGCGGCGTTTCACAGCACACGCAATCGTAACGGCCGATGAGCTTGTTGTCCCAGTAGGGACCGGTGAAAGGGCGCTCGGTGCCGGATTGGCGGGTCACATAGAACTGCTCGGGTGTAAGCTGCTCCATCCATTCGGCGGTGGTCTTCCTGATGGGGGGAGATGCTTTTTCGTGGCGGGTGGTTTCGTCGCTCATTCGGCATTCCTTATTTGATGTTTTTCCCAGAGATAGGGGCGTGCACAGGTTGCTGCAAGCCGGAGCAGATAACGGTTTCGTCAATCGTCACCTGCGGAGCCAGGCCGGGTTTCATCCGTTCATGGATTGGAAGGTGCTCTTGATTGTCGCCGTGAAAGGTCCGGGGCTAGCGAGCCAGGTGGCTTAAGGATGTCTTCACCCGGTTACCGCCTTCCTGTCTCGCCTGAAAAACGCAGTTTTCGGCAGCGGCGAGGAGAAATTCCGAGCTTTCCGAGACCCCCGTCTGTTCCACGACCGCGCAAGCCGCACCGACGGAGGCCGTCATGACGCCATTGCCGGCGGTATTTTCCGGGTTGGGAATGCCAAGGTCCTGAATGGCTACGTGCAGATACGCGCTGATAGTCTCGGCGCCCATTTCGTGAGTTCTTGGAAGGAGGAGAGAAAATTCCGCCGTTGCCGTTCGTGCGGCGATATCTGCCGGACGGCGCGCGGTCTCCTTCAGGGTATCGGCTACCCTGGTCAGGCAATCCTCGGCAGCGCTCGGTCCGAACCGCTCCACCAGAGCTTCGAAACGGTCGAGAGACACCTTGATCAGACTGGTGTGGGTCTTTTCACGCAAGGCGATCGCCCATTCCCGTTTCAGGCCATCCTCGAAGGCACGGCGGTTGAGAAGTCCGGTGAGCGGATCCGTCTGGGTTGCCGCATCCAGCAGGCTTTCCAGCTCCTTGCGTTTGGAAATGCTGCGGAAATAGACCGCGAATGCGTAAGGCTTGCCGGCGGCATCTTCCAGAAGATGCGTGGTCACCTCCGCCCAGACCATCGGGCCGAAGGCGGAACGGAGCTGAAGATCTGCATGGGGAAGGGGGGCGTCGGCATCGCCGCTGCCGGAAAGGATCCGGTGCAGAAGATCTGCATCGGTGTTCGGGCTGGCCAGATAGACCAGGTCGCTCAGGTGATCGACCAGTTTGTCAGCACTCCATCCGAACATGCGCTCGGTTGCAGGAGAGATGAAAGCGGGCGTGCCGTCCAGTCCGATCAAAACAATGGCTTCATTGCCAAGTTTGACGAGCGTTTCAAAGTCGATGTTGGACGGGCGGAGCAGCTCCGTTCCCGAAGGCGTATCCCTATTGCTACCCAACACCATCTTCTGTGCCTCGCTCGAATTCCGTGGCAACGCATTCCCGAATTGAAACTGAACGGTATTCACGCTTTGAAATCAAGTGGCAAGCTGCCTTTCTTGGGTGCAGACGGAGGTGGTTTGACCCGAGTGTGAATGTTGTCGGGTGTATTGCGGGCGCGGATACCTCAAGTTTCGGCCGTGATACGTTTTCAGCACAGAATAAATCTGTGAGATCCCTACTTGTCAGTCCTGCCCCTGACAAAAGCGCTCATGTGACGCGGGTGAATTTACCGAAAATCGACAGACATACGCTTGAACACGTAAATTCAACTGCCTAAGACATGTCATAACCCATCGGGACCGTTATTATCCGGCGGA includes these proteins:
- a CDS encoding substrate-binding periplasmic protein, with product MSVLRSFACTCVRALVFGLGLGLAGQPVLSSPAAAEELVAFTGYLPPLSINEQEKGIAVELMELVAEEAGLDIKIRFAPWRRAQLLAENTPGSLLFTAAYSRNRSEKFQYIAPLLYTESAFVTLDQPLDTFEKAIESGKVIGVHLGSQRSQILQRFGVRNVEEIPSAEQMSVMLKTGRIDAWYTMSVRASYMFRQQGYDPGSLVIGAPVTHGIQWLAANKDLDPQIRGRLSAAVSRVWRDPRYWQIVDRYTH
- a CDS encoding GGDEF domain-containing protein is translated as MVLGSNRDTPSGTELLRPSNIDFETLVKLGNEAIVLIGLDGTPAFISPATERMFGWSADKLVDHLSDLVYLASPNTDADLLHRILSGSGDADAPLPHADLQLRSAFGPMVWAEVTTHLLEDAAGKPYAFAVYFRSISKRKELESLLDAATQTDPLTGLLNRRAFEDGLKREWAIALREKTHTSLIKVSLDRFEALVERFGPSAAEDCLTRVADTLKETARRPADIAARTATAEFSLLLPRTHEMGAETISAYLHVAIQDLGIPNPENTAGNGVMTASVGAACAVVEQTGVSESSEFLLAAAENCVFQARQEGGNRVKTSLSHLAR
- a CDS encoding winged helix-turn-helix transcriptional regulator, translated to MSDTAEIPPKCVLNSGAPLSELMQQGELLNQNCPSREILRHLTSRWGVLVLIALLEKDQRFSELRRTVGGVSEKMLAQTLQTLEADGFVNRYSHPVVPPHVDYSLSPIGREAAEKVREFADWIEVNIARILSAKSGHEEAVAAE
- the msrB gene encoding peptide-methionine (R)-S-oxide reductase MsrB, which translates into the protein MSDETTRHEKASPPIRKTTAEWMEQLTPEQFYVTRQSGTERPFTGPYWDNKLIGRYDCVCCETPLFMSDKKFDSGCGWPSFFEAVDPNAIRELEDQSHGMVRTEIRCSSCDAHLGHVFPDGPPPTGLRYCLNGHAMNFVHGGRPPAKSE